A window of the Equus przewalskii isolate Varuska chromosome 10, EquPr2, whole genome shotgun sequence genome harbors these coding sequences:
- the RDM1 gene encoding RAD52 motif-containing protein 1 isoform X2: MAELVPFAVPTESDKTLLVWELSSGPTAEALHHSLFTVFSQFGLLYSVRVFPNAAVAGPGFYAVIKFYSAKDAHRAQKACDQKQLFQKSPVKVRLGTRHKVVQHQALPLNSSRCQELANYYFGFNGWSKRILELQDLSDTEERGNENGNATGAGLQKQSVKFFCALEVVVPSHECRSPGAGVAWEPLDQLEEGPLSFLMKRKTTQKLAIQKALSDAFQKLLIVVLESGKIAVAYRPCEEITDARSEEEQQDLIQVGYFSWKQYGQGEEEYLSDFSFEEEEFRLPELD, encoded by the exons ATGGCGGAGTTGGTGCCTTTTGCGGTTCCCACTGAGAGTGACAAAACCTTGCTGGTGTGGGAGCTGAGCTCGGGACCCACGGCCGAGGCCTTGCAT CATTCTCTGTTCACAGTGTTCTCCCAGTTTGGCCTCCTGTATTCGGTCCGAGTCTTCCCAAACGCTGCGGTGGCCGGTCCTGGTTTCTATGCCGTTATCAAGTTTTATTCAGCAAAGGATGCCCACAGAGCCCAAAAGGCGTGCGACCAGAAGCAGCTTTTTCAGAAATCTCCGGTGAAG GTTCGTCTCGGCACCAGACATAAGGTGGTTCAACATCAGGCCCTTCCCCTAAACAGCTCCCGGTGCCAAGAATTGGCAAATTACTACTTTGGTTTCAATGGCTGGTCAAAGAGGATCCTTGAG CTTCAGGATCTTTCTGACACTGaagaaaggggaaatgaaaatggaaatgccaCAGGAGCAGGACTTCAGAAGCAAAGCGTCAAGTTCTTCTGTGCTTTAGAGGTGGTGGTGCCCTCGCATGAGTGCAGAAGCCCTGGCGCTGGCGTGGCTTGGGAGCCTTTGGACCAGCTGGAGGAGG GACCATTATCATTCCTTATGAAAAGGAAGACAACCCAGAAGCTTGCTATTCAGAAAGCTCTATCAGATGCATTCCAGAAACTGTTGATTGTGGTTTTAG AAAGTGGTAAAATAGCTGTGGCGTATAGACCCTGTGAAGAGATCACAGATGCCAGATCCGAAGAGGAACAACAGGATTTAATTCAA GTCGGCTACTTTTCTTGGAAGCAGTATGGCCAAGGGGAGGAAGAATATCTCTCTGATTTCAGCTTTGAAGAAGAAGAGTTCAGATTGCCAGAACTGGACTAG
- the RDM1 gene encoding RAD52 motif-containing protein 1 isoform X1, producing MCCLLMLLESSDFRGKLVDERRSVRVARSPQLPVEKGLGKRGKRAVLFSGRDNPCTYLAGDPPQHSLFTVFSQFGLLYSVRVFPNAAVAGPGFYAVIKFYSAKDAHRAQKACDQKQLFQKSPVKVRLGTRHKVVQHQALPLNSSRCQELANYYFGFNGWSKRILELQDLSDTEERGNENGNATGAGLQKQSVKFFCALEVVVPSHECRSPGAGVAWEPLDQLEEGPLSFLMKRKTTQKLAIQKALSDAFQKLLIVVLESGKIAVAYRPCEEITDARSEEEQQDLIQVGYFSWKQYGQGEEEYLSDFSFEEEEFRLPELD from the exons ATGTGTTGCCTTCTCATGCTTCTCGAATCTTCAGATTTCAGAGGGAAACTTGTTGATGAAAGGAGGAGTGTTCGCGTTGCACGCTCTCCCCAGTTGCCTGTGGAGAAGGGCTTGGGGAAGAGAGGGAAACGGGCAGTTTTGTTTTCTGGGCGTGACAATCCGTGCACTTACCTGGCGGGGGACCCCCCACAGCATTCTCTGTTCACAGTGTTCTCCCAGTTTGGCCTCCTGTATTCGGTCCGAGTCTTCCCAAACGCTGCGGTGGCCGGTCCTGGTTTCTATGCCGTTATCAAGTTTTATTCAGCAAAGGATGCCCACAGAGCCCAAAAGGCGTGCGACCAGAAGCAGCTTTTTCAGAAATCTCCGGTGAAG GTTCGTCTCGGCACCAGACATAAGGTGGTTCAACATCAGGCCCTTCCCCTAAACAGCTCCCGGTGCCAAGAATTGGCAAATTACTACTTTGGTTTCAATGGCTGGTCAAAGAGGATCCTTGAG CTTCAGGATCTTTCTGACACTGaagaaaggggaaatgaaaatggaaatgccaCAGGAGCAGGACTTCAGAAGCAAAGCGTCAAGTTCTTCTGTGCTTTAGAGGTGGTGGTGCCCTCGCATGAGTGCAGAAGCCCTGGCGCTGGCGTGGCTTGGGAGCCTTTGGACCAGCTGGAGGAGG GACCATTATCATTCCTTATGAAAAGGAAGACAACCCAGAAGCTTGCTATTCAGAAAGCTCTATCAGATGCATTCCAGAAACTGTTGATTGTGGTTTTAG AAAGTGGTAAAATAGCTGTGGCGTATAGACCCTGTGAAGAGATCACAGATGCCAGATCCGAAGAGGAACAACAGGATTTAATTCAA GTCGGCTACTTTTCTTGGAAGCAGTATGGCCAAGGGGAGGAAGAATATCTCTCTGATTTCAGCTTTGAAGAAGAAGAGTTCAGATTGCCAGAACTGGACTAG